One Paroedura picta isolate Pp20150507F chromosome 3, Ppicta_v3.0, whole genome shotgun sequence genomic window carries:
- the CENPA gene encoding histone H3-like centromeric protein A — MRRHPRAGPSPRRGHPTSPRRRGTASPRRGQPRTSPRGHPREAPAQERPVRRRRYRPGQRAMLEIRRYQKSTNLLIQKLPFARVVREICLEYTRGVDMSWQAMALLALQEAAEAFLVHLMEDAYLCAIHAKRVTLFPKDIQLARRIRGFHEGLG; from the exons ATGCGGCGTCACCCACGAGCGGGGCCGAGCCCCAGGAGAGGCCACCCCACCTCACCTCGACGCCGCGGAACAGCATCTCCACGCCGAGGACAGCCCCGGACATCTCCGCGTGGCCACCCTCGGGAGGCACCAGCTCAAGAACGACCAG TGCGGCGGCGAAGATACCGGCCTGGCCAGCGGGCCATGCTAGAAATCCGGAGGTACCAGAAGAGCACCAACCTGCTGATCCAGAAGCTTCCTTTTGCCCGCGTG GTGCGCGAGATCTGTCTGGAATACACTCGGGGGGTTGACATGAGCTGGCAGGCGATGGCTTTGCTTGCTTTGCAGGAG GCTGCTGAAGCGTTTCTCGTGCACCTGATGGAGGACGCCTACCTCTGTGCCATTCACGCCAAACGGGTCACCCTCTTccccaaggacatccagctggcCCGACGGATACGCGGCTTCCACGAAGGCTTGGGCTAG